The Triticum aestivum cultivar Chinese Spring chromosome 3A, IWGSC CS RefSeq v2.1, whole genome shotgun sequence genome includes a region encoding these proteins:
- the LOC123062646 gene encoding pleckstrin homology domain-containing protein 1, with protein sequence MAASLWRAVMGTGAPPADATDGIEFWREPERGGWLDKQGEYIKTWRRRWFVLKQGKIFWFKDSSVTRASVPRGVIAVASCLTVKGAEDVLNRKFAFELSTPGETMYFVADSDKEKEDWINSIGRSIVQHSRSMTDDEIVDYDSGRPAAGGKS encoded by the coding sequence ATGGCGGCGAGCCTGTGGCGAGCGGTGATGGGCACCGGCGCCCCGCCCGCGGACGCCACGGACGGCATCGAGTTCTGGCGCGAGCCGGAGCGCGGCGGGTGGCTGGACAAGCAGGGCGAGTACATCaagacgtggcggcggcggtggttcgtGCTCAAGCAGGGGAAGATCTTCTGGTTCAAGGACTCGTCCGTCACGCGCGCGTCCGTGCCCCGCGGCGTCATCGCCGTCGCCTCCTGCCTCACCGTCAAGGGCGCCGAGGACGTGCTCAACCGCAAGTTCGCCTTCGAGCTCTCCACCCCGGGCGAGACCATGTACTTCGTCGCCGACTCCGACAAGGAGAAGGAGGACTGGATCAACTCCATCGGCCGCTCCATTGTCCAGCACTCCCGATCCATGACCGACGACGAGATCGTCGACTACGACAGCGGCCGCCCCGCGGCCGGCGGCAAATCATAG